The following proteins are co-located in the Doryrhamphus excisus isolate RoL2022-K1 chromosome 3, RoL_Dexc_1.0, whole genome shotgun sequence genome:
- the cd99l2 gene encoding CD99 antigen-like protein 2 isoform X2, whose translation MAALGGFRCGCLLLALLLPLQVLSQGLDLADALGDDNIKSTKAPIKPKPKPADDDFDLSDALDPNNDIGNRDKNKGQSGGGFSDSDLIDVSKDDNYKPDKGKGGRPSGDRDHINQNDDKTDTTAEVGTIAGIGSAVVMALVGAVSSYISYQKKKLCFSIQQSLNAEMVKADNPDAVVATEPQVQQTLLEPASAEPRIEENVV comes from the exons ATGGCGGCTCTTGGAGGTTTTCGCTGCGGCTGTTTGCTGTTGGCACTGCTGCTTCCTCTGCAAG TCCTGTCTCAGGGCCTGGATCTGGCAGATGCGCTGGGTGATGACAACATTAAAA GCACCAAGGCTCCTATCAAGCCCAAACCCAAACCAG CTGATGATGACTTTGACCTGTCTGATGCCTTGGACCCCAACAATGACATTGGTAACAGGGACAAGAACAAGGGGCAGAGTGGAG GAGGATTTTCCGACAGCGACCTAATTGATGTCAGCAAAGATGACAACTACAAGCCCGACAAAGGCAAAG GTGGACGACCAAGCGGCGACCGTGATCACATTAACCAGAATGACGACAAAACCG atacCACAGCAGAAGTGGGCACCATCGCGGGTATTGGTAGTGCCGTCGTTATGGCGCTGGTGGGCGCTGTCAGTAGCTACATCTCTTACCAGAAGAAGAAATTGTGCTTCAGCATACAAC AGAGCTTGAATGCTGAGATGGTGAAGGCTGACAACCCAGATGCTGTGGTGGCAACAGAACCACAAG TCCAACAAACGCTTCTGGAGCCAGCCAGTGCTGAACCCCGCATAGAAGAGAATGTTGTGtag
- the cd99l2 gene encoding CD99 antigen-like protein 2 isoform X1, protein MAALGGFRCGCLLLALLLPLQVLSQGLDLADALGDDNIKTTTPKPVGTKAPIKPKPKPADDDFDLSDALDPNNDIGNRDKNKGQSGGGFSDSDLIDVSKDDNYKPDKGKGGRPSGDRDHINQNDDKTDTTAEVGTIAGIGSAVVMALVGAVSSYISYQKKKLCFSIQQSLNAEMVKADNPDAVVATEPQVQQTLLEPASAEPRIEENVV, encoded by the exons ATGGCGGCTCTTGGAGGTTTTCGCTGCGGCTGTTTGCTGTTGGCACTGCTGCTTCCTCTGCAAG TCCTGTCTCAGGGCCTGGATCTGGCAGATGCGCTGGGTGATGACAACATTAAAA CCACCACTCCAAAGCCAGTAG GCACCAAGGCTCCTATCAAGCCCAAACCCAAACCAG CTGATGATGACTTTGACCTGTCTGATGCCTTGGACCCCAACAATGACATTGGTAACAGGGACAAGAACAAGGGGCAGAGTGGAG GAGGATTTTCCGACAGCGACCTAATTGATGTCAGCAAAGATGACAACTACAAGCCCGACAAAGGCAAAG GTGGACGACCAAGCGGCGACCGTGATCACATTAACCAGAATGACGACAAAACCG atacCACAGCAGAAGTGGGCACCATCGCGGGTATTGGTAGTGCCGTCGTTATGGCGCTGGTGGGCGCTGTCAGTAGCTACATCTCTTACCAGAAGAAGAAATTGTGCTTCAGCATACAAC AGAGCTTGAATGCTGAGATGGTGAAGGCTGACAACCCAGATGCTGTGGTGGCAACAGAACCACAAG TCCAACAAACGCTTCTGGAGCCAGCCAGTGCTGAACCCCGCATAGAAGAGAATGTTGTGtag